The sequence below is a genomic window from Lolium perenne isolate Kyuss_39 chromosome 7, Kyuss_2.0, whole genome shotgun sequence.
TCTGCACTGACTGGTGGGAACATAGCTATCACAACGAGCTTATATGGTGTGTTACGATATTCTGTTATAAATTATGCGAGTTCTCCAGATATTTCTCACTTGATGACTTGTTTTCGTTGGACACAGATGCACACAGAGGCAGAATAGATTAATGAACTTCTTCTGGCTTGATTGTTTGGATGGTGTGGGTAGCTCTCCTCTTTATTTAGATGCCACTAATCAATACAGTCCTAACTAGCCTAATGATGTCTTTATTTGAGTGGCTAGAGCCATCTTCCCCTCCCAACGCGACTCTAACAGAAGCTATGTGCAAAACAAATACATATTAATCAAATCATTTTCCAATACCATTTGAGGGTAAAAAAAAGGATCCCACATCAATAATAACCAAAACACCTCACGATACACTATCCTATGAAAAATAAGCTATGGATGCACTCTATTCTTGATCAAACACCTTCTCTGGAGAACAACATGGATGTAAGACGGGATGAAAAAAGTCCATACCTCAAGGGAAATTACAGCATCAAATTGCCTGTTCTCTTTTACCAAATCCTCTGCATATGAACAATAATACACATATGTTATGCTGTCTTCAGCCATAAGAAATAGCAGGGATAATCACTTGTATATGTAAATTTAACCTCGACTCTTTGCTCAAAAAAAAATTAACCTCAACTAGTTTAAATTTGAAAGATGCTGATGTTCCTTTACAGTCCAGTTAATTGTTGAGAGTAAAATATATTTAATCAAGATAGCAAATGTTTTAACTACATAGTGAAGCAACATTACCAGCTGTTGTGCAGCAATACTCAATGGAAGCAGTTGTTGGATCAGATGCCTGCGAAGGCAAGAACCAAAAACTGTTGGCTAAAAATACAATAAATTCATCATTTCTCTGGCAATTCCTGCATTACAAAATCATGACCAATCGATGCACTTGTAGGGGAATTTAATGTCTACATGAGTAAATGACTAAAGGTTGATGAAAAGAACAAGGAATTATCAGTCCCCAGAAGCTTAATATGGATGCATACTGATCATGTTCTAATACCAATATACCATCAGGCAACGTATGAGTCAGACCGTATATTAGCATTATATGTTTCGTAGGCATCAGCAGTAAGCTAATAAAACTTAGCAGTATACATTTCTTGTCTAAATCTAAGTAATAATTGGCATGAAGATGAGTAATACATACGGCATGAATATGTGCAATCTTTATATTCTCGTCACCAGCATCAATCCCAGTAACTGTAGCTCCCATTCGAGCAAGAGGCTGTCACCCAACACCAAgaatccaaaaaaaaaacatatatTTTATTCGTCGGTTCAATCACACATAAAAAGAGAACAGATGTTAGTCCTGATTGCACTGTAACACCACAAGGAAATTGATCTAAGACAAAAACTGACTATTTCAAACCAACTAGTTATGGCATGTCTGGACTACAGATGCACTAACTCTACATTAATAAGCTGACTCAAATATAGGCAAAGGAACACAGTGAAGAGCTTGGATAGTTCAATGTTTCTTTATAGGCTATAGAGACTATAAGTTGAAATGCTGGAAGATGGTTATAGATGTGAACACGAATTTCCACTCTAAAAGATCAAAGTGGGTACACTGTACAATGTGACACCTCATATAAAAAAGAATATGATAAGTAAGAGGCCAATTACTACATGTCCAGTATCCATTTCTATACCAGAGAACCTGACTTAGTTCTCCCTTTCACACAGATGTAAGACCCTCAAGATATATTTATTATTTCGTATGTTAAACAACAGAAGGTTTTCTTAAAATGATTGGTTGTTAAAGCTTGATACCTCTGAGAGAATGCCACCTCCACATCCGACATCGATAAGTTTAAGACCTTCAAGTGGCTTAGCTGAATATGGATCCCTCCTGGAAGAGTGAACTTTAGGGGGGAAGAACTAGAGCAAATGTGGAACCCTTAGGGACCACTTAGGCCAAATATAGCAAAAGGTAACAATATTGATCACGAGAACTGAGGAATGGTAAATGATCAGAATACGGAATAAAGATGGCTGCAATTAGCTATCCAATAGCTGCTTGCTCTTCAGGAAAAGAAAAACTAAAAAACACCATAGCAATGCTCCATAGAAAATAAAATGCAGGATACAGTAAACGTACCTGAAATGTCTACAGAGTGTGGAGCGGATAAAAGATAGCCGTGCTGGATTCATCAAGTGCAATGGTTTGAATGGACCTTGAGAATCCCACCTATTTATAACAGAAACAGTGCCATCAGTCATCACCAGTAAGCAATCATATGCAAAGCAAAAAAACATGTTGTGCCCTTTATTTTGCGCATCTTAAAACATATACATACTACTACGAAGTGTTGCACACAGTAGCCCATACACTGCAAAGAGCATGATAGGCGAATACTTCTACAAAGAACAGGGAGGATATGATACAAATACCCAATAGACAGATTTGGTTTTGATAACCATTGGTCATCAACGAAAAAGACAACTAAGTAGGCATTCTCCATGCACAGTAGCCCATACACCAAACTACTTTTTGCGCACTTCCCTTAACATATCTAATACAGAAATGCATGCCAATTCACGGGAATGTTTCAACAAACTACACTAGATGTTGCAACTTATCCCATCAGAACTGGTATCTAATTCTGAAGTCCTCTATGCCCACACATCCCCTATGCCCACTGTTCATCACTGTGAGTTGTGGTAGACCTACTTCCGAAAGAGGGAACGTCACGTCGCTCATCGAATCCAAAAATGGGCACAGAAAATTCGCATATATTCGGAGAGTGGTGTTTTGGcatatgggagcatatgctccctttattttaaaatgcacgttacacacattttaaaatttcaaaaaataatgaAACGAAAAAttggcacgtacatcttcacttcctacatgctcacaaagtcgtttcgtgaaaaatcgacttgtcgtgtagcgtgtgtaaaaagacaaaattcaatgcTAAAAATAAGCCTTTTCAGaaaatatttttttcttttttacatagaccataaAATATATTGGTTCCTCACGTAACTTGACGAACCCAAGTATatcatggagatgtacatgtagaattttttgccaATTTTCTTTTTGACATTTCGATATATAATTTTTTTGTGGAGGGAgaatatgcacccgggagccgaattgaatttctaaTATATTTCGGGTTTACTCTGTTCCAAAACATTATAAGCAAGAAATCAGCAAAAGGGGGGCCTGGTCAAGCCTGGGAGGGAGGGGACGGATCTCACCAGGTCTCGGCGATGGAGGCGAATTTGGCCACCTCAGCGGGGTTCAGCGACGAGGTGGAGGATCCTCCGCCCCCGTGCCGCGACGGGCCTTGAGGCGGGGACGGGGGAGGCGGCGGGAGCGACGAGGAGGATGCGGACGCGGCGGCGGAAGCACAGCGACGCCATTGGGCGTGCGGAGACGGGAGTAGAGGGTCCGGGAGGCGCGCGCCGCGGAGGGGAGCCGTGGACGAGGCGAGGGCTCGGCGGAGCGACGGAGCGACGCGGTGGAGCATCTTTTGCTTTGCTAGCTCCGGTCAGGGATTGCCAGCGGAGCCGGAGGCGACACGGTGGTggacttttttctttttttgaacaGAGGATGCCTGCCAAGAGACTGCAAACTGTTATGTAAACGGTGAGTAGAGGATTAACACTAAGGACcctaaagaaaagaaacattacaGTCAAATCCTCACACTTTGCAAACAAGATGTTAAACATGTAGGAAAAAAACAATCAAGTATGTCGTCTTCACCGCAGCTCCTCGAAGACCTCAAAGCGCAGCACCTGAGACTGTACCACTTGCAGCTGGCGGACTTGAACAGAGGATGTCttgtatcttttttttttgaacaagattTCTCTTGTATCCATGTGTTGATTGTAACCACATACAATCATTATCCTGCAATATCTGGTTGTTCCCCCATCTCTGTGATTGGGTTGTGACAAACATAGTCAAGGCCAACGAACAAAACGCTATAGCTATATCGACGCCCTCGTATCACACACACCAAAAATAATCATccctaatactccctccgtcccaccaaacTTATCTGAGATTTGCTAAAATTTAAATGTGTCTATATAtttttagtgtctagatacatttaaatttaaacAAATTTTAGATAACTTtcgtgagacggagggagtacattcacGCCATGAGCAAAGCGCTGGATTCATTCTCATCCCATTGCCGGAGCGACTGCACTCCAATCCCCCGCCCATGGCATCATGAGGCAACTAACAAGGCATACCCGTACAGACAATCTTCAAGCATTTGCATCAAATTGTTTAAAGTCGGACCACAAATCAAGGAAAATCAATTTATAAAACATTCAAGGAAACATTTGAAGTAGTTCATACAGAACCATATAAATAAACCATTTATTTGTCACTTACTCATCCATATTTACCCTTACCAAGTACCACCGGCGCGACGCGAGAAAGACCGCTCGCTGTCGCTGCTCCGGCCCCGGCGACTCGCGAAGCTGCAGCCGGCGATCTATCGATTGGGTGGATGGCTGGCTGGCTGGCTGGCTAGGTAGGTAGGTCAGGGTGGCAGAATGGAAGGCGCAATTGGGACGGAGTGCAGCGTGGGGAAGGCGGCCGGCGGCTGGCTGGGGAGGGCTCGTCGTCGGCGGGGGGAAACCCTAGCGCCGGGCGATTCCAATTTTGGGGCAGACAGGTTTGGGGGAAAAAGGGGGAGCAGCGATTGCGATTTGAGAGGGACTCGACTAGGGATGTAAATGGTACGGATAATTTCCGCTCCGAATCCGCATCCGTATCCGTTTTTGAGGATATGGTATGCATTTTTAGAAATCCGCCGGATATGGATACGGATGCGGATAGTGATCAAGAGGATATCCGGCGAATACGGTAGAGGATATGGTATTGATACTATCCGACGGATAAGGATTATCCGCCATTTTTTGCGGATTATCCGAGATCCACAAAGAGGATAATCCGAGAAAATTAGCCCAACCCTAAATATTGAGACAATATAGTTAGTTCATCAGCCAAAATATGTATGCTATTAGGACGCAATTTGCTTTGTTGTACGAATACGTATGTACATTTAACTATAGTCTATAATTACAAACGTATTTTACATAAAAAAACATACTTTTATTTTTTAtgtgtatattttcttaataatcCGCTTCCGATCCGAGTCCGGTCCGAATCCGCTCCATATCCGTAATCCGATATAATCCGCATCCGAATCCGCATCCGACCATTATCCGCTCCGATCCGAATCCGTTACAAAAATATGGTAAAGGATATGGTAAGAGCAATATCCGATCCGATCCGATCCGTTTACATCCCTAGACTCGACTCCGGAGCCGCCCGAGATCCATACGGAGATGATCCGACCGTTGACGTGTGCCTGGGCTGGGCCCAGCGGCGCGTGCGGGGCCCGGCCCGTCTCTGCCGACGCGGCGGGTGGGTCGTACGCCGAACGATTTTTTGCAACAAAGTCTCCAAAGTTTCAATTCTCTACGCATATATAAATAATGAAAATCCCGAAGGTTAGTTCATGCTCATAATCAGAGAAATAATCCATGATAAATCTATTTAAGACGAGCAAGCTTATTCACGTTGAACCTAGGAAATGAGTCTTTTGAGTCAAGATAAGAGGAGTTCTTAAGCATGCAACTCCGAAGATACTCATTAAAGTGAAGGTCAAAATTGGTGATAACAGAGTCTATACTACTAGTAGTACTCCGTAATATAGAAGGTGTCCACATTGtaagaataatcaaaagtgattTGGGGTCCTCCCCTTTTCTTGATTTCCCCAACGTTGTTACAATTTCATCCATACTCAGGGATTGTGATGTCGTTTTCTGCGCAAATTAACATATTTCAAGACGGGGTCTCAACCGGCATTTCTAACCAAGGACATTGACTGAACCATACAATTATAATATTAGATAAATAGAATATGCAAAGCCAAAgtagaaaaaaaaaacataatcCATTGCATAACTACAGTTGGATTTTGCTACCCATAAGCTGCCAAAAATAATCTATTACATATGTTGAGTGCATCTTGCTTTGGCGGCGGTTTTGATATGAATAGTCATAATAATATAAAGTGTCAATATGATATACACCCCGCCCGAGTACACTTGGCTGTGGTGGTATTCTAGAAAGTCAGATGACAAGCACCCACTGTTTATTTAGATTAATTGGTGGGTTTTAAGTGAATAGCGACCGAAAATCCAAAACAAAATATCACCTCAAACAAATGACCATTTATATGCTAGTCAACCagagaatcttctcctttacaaaACAAGAGTACCTTCTGCAGAAAAATAGTGTCATGCTCACGGCGTAGAGTTTCCACGGTTTTCTTTCGTTGTTCAGTGCATGTGCCCTTTTTTCCTTTGGCATACGCAAAATTGATGGTGAAATTATTCGAATCACTCACAGTTGACATTATTTGATCATTCAAAATCTCGCTTCTGTATTTGAATTTAAAATGATAGATTTATATTCTTGTGACCTAACTTAATATCATATATGATTATTGTGACTAAATGGAGTTCTGTATGGGTACCAGCATGGATTTAATGAAAGAGAGACAATCATCATATTTGGGTATTTAAGTGGACATGCACTCAAGATTACGTAAAATGAAGAATTTTTCTGCACGAAAGCTTTTCATTTTATCGAGATAAACCAAATTTATTTTGGGACAATCGCAATCAAACTAACGGGAAAATTATTCATATCACCCATCGTGTTTGCGTATTTTAATGGACACGATTTTAGTAATCTAACAAAACCTAACGAGTACCAACTTACGCCCTCATATTTGAGACCCCTGTGCAATGAGCTTATATGCTCTGATCAACCCTATAAAACAAAAAACACAATAAAAATCGATACATTCTGATGACTACATGTATATAATTAGAAAGGTGATTAAATATAAGGTAATTGTTTAGATTAACATGTTTCAAGCAAAATCGCGGCTCATCAGATCAATAATATTCCCTTTAATCATGGCTCCGCTCTCGGGTAGCACTAATGACCTCCATCAATGGATGTACTAGGAAACAGCAGATGAGCGTCAATGGATGTACCGCAGGTGATGATAGTTTCAACCCCTACTGCAAAATGTCTATGTGACATGGATGTAGGGATACAACGCCGGAGCCTAGATATGACGTTAATGataataactactatattaaacctTAACAACAATGTTTTTTCACAATTTTCAGGATTTTTTTTACCCTACCTAGTGTGCTTCCACGTGTCATTTGCTGTTAAATTCAGCCTCCGTGTGTATTTCGGGGGACACGTTACTATTTCTCAATATTTTTTGTCCTCTCAGTTCTTCCTTTCCTGTGTGTTCTCAGGTGGGTGCAGTAATTGTTTGTTACTGTGCTGCTGACACCGGTTGGGCCCCGCCTGGGAGGTCGACAGGTGCGGCCACCGCTTGACCGCTTTTCTGGCCGCGCTTCTCTTCCCTTTTATTTTTTTCCTACCTTATTTCTCTTCCGCTCCTCTTTCCTTTCGTTCTCAGCTCTGCCTCCGAGTGCTCCGTCTGATGCATTTTGCCTCCAATGGCGAGGGAATCGGCGTGCGGATCGGCGCGCCCGCCGTACCCTAGCAGTCCTGCTGTCTTTGCTACTGGAAAGTTTGCTCCAGGACCGTCGGCCGCTGGTCCTCCGCACGTCGCTGCTCCGGCTCGCGGCCGTCGGCGGATCGGTGCTACTTTTTCCGGCTGCACCCGCGGCGTTCGTGCGCCACACGGCCGGGGCCCTCCTCATTCAGCATTTGCGGATGTCGCTGAGTCCACTGCCAGCGTTCATGTGCCCCGCCGCCGGGCAGTTCTCAACAACCATCTGTGGATGCGCCTGAGTCCACTGATGGATGTCGGCCTGTTGTTGTCGGTCGATCTGTTGTCCACTGTCCCCTCCTGCGGTGGCCACTGCCTTGCCTGGTACTTTTTGTTACTTTGCTAGGCTAACTTTGGCTCCTTCTTCCTCTGTTGATTTATTTGCTCTTTTCTTCTGTCTAAATTGTTTGTTTGTTCTTCTGATCCTGCGGTGGAATGTCCTGTACAAGGATTCAACGCGGGCTCTGGCACCTTTCCACAGATGGAAGACGCAGTTGTCTCGCTATGGAGATCCGATCTCATCATCTCCTCCGCGTCGGCGCGTATCGGCCGCTAGAGGTAGTGCAGGTTCGGCGAGTTCGCGAGCG
It includes:
- the LOC127311806 gene encoding ubiquinone biosynthesis O-methyltransferase, mitochondrial isoform X1, translating into MLHRVAPSLRRALASSTAPLRGARLPDPLLPSPHAQWRRCASAAASASSSSLPPPPPSPPQGPSRHGGGGSSTSSLNPAEVAKFASIAETWWDSQGPFKPLHLMNPARLSFIRSTLCRHFRRDPYSAKPLEGLKLIDVGCGGGILSEPLARMGATVTGIDAGDENIKIAHIHAASDPTTASIEYCCTTAEDLVKENRQFDAVISLEVIEHVDNPLEFCKSLSALTVPNGATVLSTINRSMRAYATAIIGAEYILRLLPIGTHEWSKLVTPEELVLALQRASISVEEMSGFVYNPFTQGWSLSDDISINYIAYGVKRSETPSTISQ
- the LOC127311806 gene encoding ubiquinone biosynthesis O-methyltransferase, mitochondrial isoform X2, whose protein sequence is MLHRVAPSLRRALASSTAPLRGARLPDPLLPSPHAQWRRCASAAASASSSSLPPPPPSPPQGPSRHGGGGSSTSSLNPAEVAKFASIAETWWDSQGPFKPLHLMNPARLSFIRSTLCRHFRRDPYSAKPLEGLKLIDVGCGGGILSEASDPTTASIEYCCTTAEDLVKENRQFDAVISLEVIEHVDNPLEFCKSLSALTVPNGATVLSTINRSMRAYATAIIGAEYILRLLPIGTHEWSKLVTPEELVLALQRASISVEEMSGFVYNPFTQGWSLSDDISINYIAYGVKRSETPSTISQ